The DNA window TGATTTCTGTCATTTCTGATGAAACCACAATAATGGCTTTACCGGCTGCGGCGAGTTTTTCTATCAGATTATATATTTCTGACTTTGCCCCAATATCAATTCCCCTGGTCGGCTCATCAAATAAAAAAACTTGTGCATCGGCGGCGACCCAGCGACCAATGATTACTTTCTGCTGATTTCCTCCGCTTAAGGTGCCAATCGTTTTTTCAATATCCAGCGGGCGCAGCTTCAAATCCGACATCACTTTATCGGCAACCTGATTGAGCCTTGCGGTGTTAACCAGTCCTGCGCGAGTAAAGTGACCCATCGACGGTAGAGCCATATTCATCTTTACCGCTCGTTCCTTAATAATCCCTTCCTTTTTACGATCCTCAGGGACTAACCCTATCCCGGCTTTGATCGCCGCCCTGACATCCTGACGCTCAACCAGTTGATCATTAACCCGTATCGTACCGCCGGTGCGTTTATCTATCCCGGCAATAAGCTTTAGCAGCTCGGTTCTTCCTGCACCCACCAGGCCCGAGATCCCGAGAACCTCTCCGGCGCAGACGGTAAAACTAGCCGGGCTAACTGCCGAACTCGTCAGTCCTTCAACCGTCAGAACCTTTTGTTCAGTGGCCCAGGAGTTATGCGCAATATGCTCAATTTTCCTGCCGACCATTTTGGCGACAATACTTTCTTCGCTCTCATCGCTGATATTCACTACGCCAACCTGCCTGCCATCGCGCATGATGGTAGCCCGGTCGCACACTTTGAATATCTCATTCATTTTGTGAGAAACGTAGATGAGAGAAACACCCATTGCTTTCAGGTCAGCAATCAACTCAGCGAGGCGCTCGAACTC is part of the Klebsiella huaxiensis genome and encodes:
- a CDS encoding sugar ABC transporter ATP-binding protein, with translation MEQYRLEMRGINKTYGNTAALQDVDFCVRPGEVHALIGENGAGKSTLLNILSGVRSADKGDISVGGRQVLIKNPLSARHAGIAMIHQELQHVPELSVAQNMFLGRPLTKAKGMWLNKKEQEERARRILKQLDPSIDPGEPIKNLKVSQQQIVEIARALLDDARIIAMDEPTSSLTPREFERLAELIADLKAMGVSLIYVSHKMNEIFKVCDRATIMRDGRQVGVVNISDESEESIVAKMVGRKIEHIAHNSWATEQKVLTVEGLTSSAVSPASFTVCAGEVLGISGLVGAGRTELLKLIAGIDKRTGGTIRVNDQLVERQDVRAAIKAGIGLVPEDRKKEGIIKERAVKMNMALPSMGHFTRAGLVNTARLNQVADKVMSDLKLRPLDIEKTIGTLSGGNQQKVIIGRWVAADAQVFLFDEPTRGIDIGAKSEIYNLIEKLAAAGKAIIVVSSEMTEIIRISDRVLVMREGKITQELTGDSITEENIARFAINDAGHIA